One window from the genome of Actinoplanes teichomyceticus ATCC 31121 encodes:
- a CDS encoding molybdenum cofactor biosynthesis protein MoaE — translation MGRVAIAEVRDTPLDLAAHEAAVADRRAGAVVSFQGVVRDHDHGRGVTELEYEGHPTATAVLREVAAEIAADPAVYAVAVSHRIGPLRIGDVALVASVSTAHRAAAFAACARLVDEVKARLPIWKRQVFTDGAEEWVNCP, via the coding sequence GTGGGCCGGGTGGCCATCGCCGAGGTGCGGGACACGCCGCTGGACCTGGCCGCGCACGAGGCCGCGGTGGCCGACCGGCGGGCCGGCGCGGTCGTCTCGTTCCAGGGCGTGGTCCGCGATCACGACCATGGGCGGGGCGTCACCGAGCTGGAGTACGAAGGCCACCCCACCGCGACCGCGGTGCTGCGCGAGGTGGCCGCGGAGATCGCCGCCGACCCGGCGGTGTACGCGGTCGCCGTCTCGCATCGGATCGGCCCGCTGCGGATCGGTGACGTGGCCCTGGTCGCCTCGGTCAGCACGGCACACCGGGCGGCCGCCTTCGCGGCGTGCGCCCGGCTGGTGGACGAGGTCAAGGCGCGGCTGCCGATCTGGAAGCGGCAGGTTTTCACCGACGGCGCGGAGGAGTGGGTGAACTGCCCGTGA
- a CDS encoding molybdopterin molybdotransferase MoeA, with amino-acid sequence MSADENTPVGWDEARRLAYQAGLAASAGAERIPLADGDGRTLAEPLRALTALPAFPTSSIDGWAVRGTGPWRRVGRVLAGGTPPPLTEDGTCVEIATGAMVPGGAAALIRVEESAIGPDGLVTGVPRPAPEWRLPGEEAELGEELLPAGTAVDPAVIGVAATCGYETLTVRPEPRAALLVFGDELLTSGPPGAGRVRDSLGPQVPAWLRRYGATVTSVAGPVQDTLDAHLAAIRAALQVADLVCTTGGTMHGPVDHLHPSLAELGAEYIVNTVGVRPGFPMLLARVPGPDGRPRFLAGLPGNPQSAVIALVSLVAPLLAGLAGRPFPAELPQVEAARPVPSRGRDTHLALAALDPTGRVATPVGHVGSAMLRGLAHAHGFVVVRPGVKVAAGDTVPFLSLPLLPGERS; translated from the coding sequence GTGAGCGCTGACGAGAACACCCCGGTCGGCTGGGACGAAGCCCGCCGGCTGGCCTATCAGGCCGGTCTCGCCGCCTCGGCGGGCGCCGAGCGGATCCCCCTGGCCGACGGCGACGGCCGCACCCTCGCCGAGCCGCTGCGTGCCCTCACCGCCCTGCCGGCGTTCCCGACCTCCAGCATCGACGGCTGGGCGGTGCGCGGGACGGGCCCGTGGCGGCGGGTCGGCCGGGTGCTGGCCGGCGGCACGCCACCGCCGCTGACCGAGGACGGCACCTGCGTGGAGATCGCCACCGGCGCGATGGTGCCCGGTGGCGCCGCCGCCCTGATCCGCGTGGAGGAGTCGGCCATCGGCCCGGACGGCCTGGTCACCGGCGTTCCGCGGCCCGCGCCGGAATGGCGCCTGCCGGGCGAGGAGGCCGAGCTCGGCGAGGAGCTGCTGCCGGCCGGCACGGCCGTCGACCCGGCCGTCATCGGCGTCGCCGCGACCTGTGGCTACGAGACCCTGACGGTCCGCCCGGAGCCGCGCGCCGCCCTGCTGGTCTTCGGCGACGAACTGCTCACCTCCGGCCCGCCCGGCGCCGGCCGGGTCCGGGACTCGCTCGGCCCGCAGGTCCCGGCCTGGTTGCGCCGCTACGGCGCCACGGTGACCTCGGTCGCCGGCCCGGTCCAGGACACCCTGGACGCGCATCTGGCGGCGATCCGCGCCGCGCTGCAGGTCGCCGATCTGGTGTGCACCACCGGGGGCACCATGCACGGCCCGGTGGACCACCTGCACCCGTCGCTGGCCGAGCTGGGCGCGGAGTACATCGTGAACACCGTCGGGGTCCGTCCCGGCTTCCCGATGCTGCTCGCCAGGGTGCCCGGCCCGGACGGCCGCCCGCGTTTCCTGGCCGGCCTCCCGGGCAACCCGCAGTCCGCGGTGATCGCCCTGGTCAGCCTGGTCGCGCCGCTGCTGGCCGGGCTGGCCGGCCGGCCGTTCCCGGCGGAGCTGCCGCAGGTCGAGGCGGCTCGCCCGGTGCCCAGCCGGGGCCGGGACACGCACCTCGCGCTGGCCGCGCTCGACCCGACCGGCCGGGTCGCGACCCCGGTCGGCCACGTCGGCTCCGCCATGCTGCGCGGCCTGGCCCACGCGCACGGCTTCGTCGTGGTCCGGCCCGGCGTCAAGGTCGCGGCCGGCGACACGGTGCCCTTCCTGTCCCTTCCGCTGCTGCCCGGGGAGCGTTCGTGA
- a CDS encoding MogA/MoaB family molybdenum cofactor biosynthesis protein yields MGTPGGPAVTIRARVVVASNRAAAGVYADTSGPRLVAGLRDLGCEVDEPVVVPDGAPVTEALRAALADGVDVILTSGGTGVTPTDRTPEATRGLLDFEIPGIAEAIRAYSRDRVPAAALSRGLAGVAGRTLIVNLPGSTGGAKDGLAVLGPLLAHTVDQIRGGDH; encoded by the coding sequence TTGGGTACGCCCGGAGGACCGGCCGTGACGATCCGCGCGCGAGTCGTCGTCGCCTCGAACCGCGCCGCCGCCGGGGTCTACGCCGACACCAGCGGCCCCCGCCTGGTCGCCGGCCTGCGTGACCTGGGTTGCGAGGTGGACGAGCCGGTGGTGGTCCCGGACGGCGCTCCGGTGACCGAGGCGCTGCGGGCGGCGCTCGCCGACGGCGTGGACGTGATCCTGACCAGCGGCGGGACCGGCGTCACCCCGACCGACCGGACCCCGGAGGCGACCCGCGGACTGCTCGACTTCGAGATCCCGGGCATCGCCGAGGCGATCCGTGCGTACAGCCGTGACCGGGTCCCGGCCGCCGCGCTGTCCCGGGGGCTCGCCGGGGTGGCCGGCCGGACCCTGATCGTGAACCTGCCCGGTTCCACCGGCGGGGCCAAGGACGGCCTCGCGGTCCTCGGGCCGCTGCTGGCCCACACGGTCGACCAGATCAGGGGCGGCGACCACTAG
- the moaC gene encoding cyclic pyranopterin monophosphate synthase MoaC has translation MVDVSAKSVSDRRAVAAGTVRTTPEVIELLRADDLPKGDALAVARLAGIMGAKRTPDLIPLCHPIGLHGVKVELVLGDDTVEITATTKTADRTGVEMEALTAVATAGLAMIDMIKAVDPAASIEAVRVLRKQGGKTGDWVRPEDRP, from the coding sequence ATGGTCGACGTGTCCGCCAAGTCGGTGAGCGATCGCCGCGCCGTCGCGGCCGGTACGGTCCGCACCACCCCCGAGGTGATCGAGCTCCTGCGGGCCGACGACCTCCCGAAAGGCGACGCCCTCGCGGTCGCCCGGCTGGCCGGGATCATGGGCGCCAAGCGCACCCCCGACCTGATCCCGCTCTGTCACCCGATCGGGCTGCACGGGGTCAAGGTGGAGCTGGTGCTCGGCGACGACACGGTCGAGATCACCGCCACCACCAAGACCGCCGACCGCACCGGGGTCGAGATGGAGGCGCTCACCGCGGTGGCCACCGCCGGTCTCGCGATGATCGACATGATCAAGGCGGTGGACCCGGCGGCCAGCATCGAAGCGGTGCGGGTGCTGCGCAAGCAGGGCGGCAAGACCGGCGATTGGGTACGCCCGGAGGACCGGCCGTGA
- a CDS encoding putative bifunctional diguanylate cyclase/phosphodiesterase, with translation MSDTGTNDDATDQRLRLLVGLVVVLGLGAGAGWAIYAHRHPGPPPPPMALGLLCVAVIAANRLRVYVRMKSTLNGTAWGEVPVLVGLTLLPPPWVLLCAVAGQAVLKLWTRVGTRKTAYAMAKEALTVSAAAGAFLALDIEPDLTAPHAPTLAILAGLIAFAVTDQVVFVPIMAADARTTIRQAARQNWTGKLIGHLGQFLATVVVLWVLSTDANVLLLLVVPLVVACMHLWQSRSARTRQERESWQRLAKATDELNAVDLTQVLHSATIRAAQIFSAAEAAIDLTAENADRSVRATESQVLADGPLSGRPSRPDETTVDLVAHDGGVRVGVLRLRFGGTVRLTEVEQYKLRTFASAVCTAIRNAQAYAELARIAAENAHAATHDSLTGLPNRRQLYERAGRLFSDGGHRSLVALLLIDLNHFKEVNDTLGHAAGDDVLCEVARRLNEAAEPGDLVARLGGDEFAVLLTGLPTPALANHRAATMLGALEPSIEVEGMRITVEAAGGIALAAGAGSVEELMRRADIAMYQAKRAGEPTMIYAHARDTADVERLMLTGELRRAVSEHEFTVDFQPIVDLGSGEVVSAEALARWNHPDHGDLSPVQFLETVERSGQLPAFADAVLEESLLAMQGWRAAGFDLPVAVNVSPRSLLDPHFPATVLARLERHDVSPGQLVLELTETLTISQLDVVERVLAELRNAGIRLAVDDFGTGVSSLSVLSRIPVHQLKIDRGFVAAVETSAEAAAVVRTTVDLARNLHLTVVAEGVESEPQRRALWELGCQAGQGHLFARPLSAARLLGTLQRGSGGRPGVLATALHDAGAVVRMPARRSAGSGRSSLPHLPA, from the coding sequence ATGTCTGACACCGGTACCAACGACGACGCGACCGATCAGCGGCTTCGGCTGCTCGTCGGTCTCGTCGTCGTGTTGGGGCTCGGCGCCGGCGCCGGCTGGGCGATCTACGCACACCGGCACCCGGGGCCCCCACCCCCGCCGATGGCGCTGGGTCTGCTCTGCGTCGCGGTGATCGCCGCCAACCGGCTGCGGGTCTACGTCCGGATGAAGTCCACCCTGAACGGCACCGCCTGGGGTGAGGTTCCGGTGCTCGTCGGCCTGACCCTGCTGCCCCCGCCGTGGGTGCTGCTCTGCGCGGTCGCCGGCCAGGCGGTCCTGAAGCTCTGGACCCGGGTCGGCACCCGCAAGACGGCGTACGCGATGGCCAAGGAGGCCCTGACCGTCAGCGCCGCGGCGGGCGCCTTCCTCGCCCTGGACATCGAGCCCGACCTGACCGCGCCGCACGCGCCGACGCTGGCCATCCTCGCCGGGCTGATCGCCTTCGCGGTGACCGACCAGGTGGTCTTCGTACCGATCATGGCGGCCGACGCGCGCACCACCATCCGGCAGGCCGCCCGGCAGAACTGGACCGGCAAGCTGATCGGCCACCTCGGCCAGTTCCTCGCCACCGTGGTCGTGCTGTGGGTGCTGTCCACCGACGCGAACGTGCTGCTCCTGCTGGTCGTTCCGCTCGTTGTGGCGTGCATGCACCTCTGGCAGTCACGCAGCGCCCGGACCCGGCAGGAACGCGAGTCCTGGCAGCGTCTCGCCAAGGCCACCGACGAGCTCAACGCCGTGGACCTGACCCAGGTCCTGCACTCGGCGACCATCCGGGCGGCGCAGATCTTCTCGGCCGCCGAGGCCGCGATCGACCTCACCGCGGAGAACGCCGACCGGTCCGTTCGCGCCACCGAGTCGCAGGTGCTCGCCGACGGCCCGCTGTCCGGCCGGCCCAGCCGGCCCGACGAGACCACGGTGGACCTCGTCGCGCACGACGGCGGGGTCCGGGTCGGGGTGCTGCGGCTGCGCTTCGGCGGGACGGTCCGGCTGACCGAGGTGGAGCAGTACAAACTGCGCACCTTCGCGTCGGCGGTCTGCACCGCGATCCGCAACGCGCAGGCGTACGCCGAACTGGCCCGGATCGCCGCGGAGAACGCGCACGCCGCCACCCACGACTCGCTCACCGGCCTGCCCAACCGCCGCCAGCTGTACGAACGGGCCGGTCGCCTGTTCTCCGACGGCGGCCACCGCAGCCTGGTGGCACTGCTGCTCATCGACCTCAACCACTTCAAGGAGGTCAACGACACGCTCGGGCACGCGGCCGGCGACGACGTGCTGTGCGAGGTGGCCCGCCGGCTGAACGAGGCGGCCGAGCCCGGTGACCTGGTCGCCCGGCTGGGCGGCGACGAGTTCGCGGTGCTGCTCACCGGGCTGCCCACGCCGGCCCTGGCCAACCACCGGGCGGCCACCATGCTCGGCGCGCTGGAGCCGAGCATCGAGGTGGAGGGAATGCGGATCACCGTGGAGGCGGCCGGCGGCATCGCGCTGGCCGCCGGCGCGGGCAGCGTCGAGGAGCTGATGCGGCGCGCCGACATCGCGATGTACCAGGCGAAACGTGCCGGCGAGCCGACCATGATCTACGCGCACGCCCGGGACACCGCGGACGTCGAGCGGCTGATGCTCACCGGTGAGCTGCGCCGGGCGGTCAGCGAGCACGAGTTCACCGTGGACTTCCAGCCGATCGTCGACCTGGGCAGCGGCGAGGTGGTCTCGGCCGAGGCGCTGGCCCGGTGGAACCATCCCGACCACGGCGACCTCAGCCCGGTGCAGTTCCTGGAGACGGTGGAACGCTCCGGGCAGCTGCCGGCGTTCGCCGACGCCGTGCTGGAGGAGTCGCTGCTGGCCATGCAGGGCTGGCGGGCGGCCGGCTTCGACCTGCCGGTGGCGGTCAACGTGTCGCCACGCAGCCTGCTCGACCCGCACTTCCCGGCCACCGTGCTGGCCCGGCTGGAACGCCACGACGTGTCCCCCGGGCAGCTGGTCCTGGAGCTCACCGAGACCCTCACGATCAGTCAGCTGGACGTGGTCGAGCGGGTGCTCGCCGAGCTGCGCAACGCCGGGATCCGGCTGGCCGTCGACGACTTCGGCACCGGGGTGTCCTCACTCTCGGTGCTCTCCCGCATCCCGGTGCACCAACTCAAGATCGATCGTGGGTTCGTGGCCGCGGTGGAGACCTCGGCAGAGGCGGCCGCGGTCGTCCGGACCACCGTCGACCTGGCCCGCAACCTGCACCTGACGGTGGTCGCCGAGGGGGTGGAGAGCGAGCCGCAGCGGCGCGCGCTGTGGGAGCTGGGCTGCCAGGCCGGGCAGGGTCACCTGTTCGCCCGGCCGCTCTCGGCGGCGCGCCTGCTCGGCACGCTGCAGCGTGGTTCCGGCGGCCGTCCCGGAGTGCTGGCGACGGCCCTGCACGACGCCGGCGCCGTGGTGCGGATGCCGGCTCGCCGGTCGGCCGGGTCGGGGAGATCCTCTCTGCCACACTTGCCGGCGTGA
- a CDS encoding glycosyltransferase 87 family protein, with the protein MTKPAGGPLGRIDRAAGGLAADLGLYLISAVFALVTGVTSTLEPHRAWGLIAVWGYALATLVVAVQLLLRRSGDRVRAGLAWLTWAAVALLPLVVEAVQRAGGRTGRAQEEVLVVEAMGRSLLEHGTPYLSRSEIAALAVDERLLGYRPYQPGMAVFGLPRALAGEHWWTDARIWFAITAVVAVGGAVAVLRRSHPFPVRAIQAATVLPVTALTLATGGDDIPVLALCLLALALAATGRYGWSGVAVGAAAAAKLFALPVVAVLAVLSLAGRWAAPAVGRGAVTTGTGAVTTGTGALTTGTGALTTGPGAVTTGAGGVTTGPGAVTTGAGGATGAGGAAGAGGVTTGPGAVAAGRGRRMLPPALGLPVLALLPPLLVNADSLLENVVRFPLGHGLVSSPAQSPFPGYLIAQHLPGGRLLAAALLAAAALVIAWRLLRRPPRDAGTAALYCGWGLLAAILLMPTTRFGYLLYPAALLLWAPVLRAPAGSAERPLPAP; encoded by the coding sequence GTGACGAAACCCGCCGGCGGACCGCTCGGGCGCATCGACCGGGCCGCCGGTGGACTCGCGGCCGACCTCGGGCTGTACCTGATCTCCGCGGTGTTCGCCCTGGTCACCGGTGTGACGTCGACCCTGGAGCCGCACCGCGCCTGGGGCCTGATCGCCGTCTGGGGCTATGCGCTCGCCACCCTCGTGGTGGCCGTCCAGCTGTTGCTGCGCCGTTCCGGCGACCGGGTCCGGGCCGGGCTGGCCTGGCTGACCTGGGCGGCCGTCGCCCTGCTGCCGCTGGTCGTCGAGGCGGTGCAGCGGGCCGGCGGGCGTACCGGCCGGGCACAGGAGGAGGTGCTGGTCGTCGAGGCGATGGGCCGGTCTCTGCTGGAGCACGGCACGCCGTACCTGAGCCGTTCCGAGATCGCCGCGCTCGCGGTCGACGAGCGCCTGCTGGGCTACCGCCCCTACCAGCCCGGGATGGCCGTCTTCGGCCTTCCGCGCGCGCTCGCCGGCGAGCACTGGTGGACCGACGCGCGGATCTGGTTCGCGATCACCGCGGTGGTCGCGGTGGGCGGGGCCGTCGCCGTCCTGCGCCGCTCCCACCCCTTTCCGGTACGAGCGATCCAGGCCGCGACCGTCCTCCCGGTGACCGCGCTGACGCTGGCCACCGGCGGCGACGACATCCCGGTGCTGGCGCTGTGCCTGCTGGCGCTGGCCCTCGCCGCCACCGGCCGGTACGGCTGGTCCGGCGTCGCGGTCGGGGCCGCCGCGGCGGCGAAGCTGTTCGCCCTCCCGGTCGTCGCCGTGCTGGCCGTCCTGTCCCTGGCCGGTCGGTGGGCTGCCCCGGCGGTCGGCCGGGGTGCCGTGACCACCGGCACGGGTGCCGTGACCACCGGCACGGGTGCCCTGACCACCGGCACGGGCGCCCTGACCACCGGACCAGGTGCCGTGACCACCGGGGCAGGCGGCGTGACCACCGGGCCGGGTGCCGTGACCACCGGGGCCGGCGGGGCCACCGGGGCCGGCGGGGCGGCCGGGGCGGGCGGCGTGACCACCGGGCCGGGCGCCGTGGCCGCCGGCCGGGGGCGTCGGATGCTGCCGCCCGCGCTGGGCCTGCCGGTGCTCGCCCTGCTGCCGCCGCTGCTGGTGAACGCCGACTCGCTGCTGGAGAACGTGGTCCGCTTCCCCCTCGGGCACGGCCTGGTGAGCAGCCCGGCGCAGTCGCCGTTCCCCGGCTATCTGATCGCGCAACACCTGCCCGGCGGTCGCCTCCTGGCCGCCGCCCTGCTCGCCGCGGCCGCCCTGGTGATCGCTTGGCGGCTGCTGCGCCGGCCACCCCGCGACGCCGGCACAGCCGCACTGTACTGCGGCTGGGGCCTGCTCGCGGCGATCCTGCTGATGCCCACCACCCGGTTCGGATATCTGCTCTACCCGGCGGCGCTGCTGCTCTGGGCCCCGGTGCTGCGCGCCCCGGCCGGCAGCGCGGAACGGCCCCTCCCGGCACCCTGA
- a CDS encoding zf-TFIIB domain-containing protein yields MQMTCPKCHGEMRVYERSGVTIDQCTECRGIYLDRGELEKLFAAEASYNRSAPAPGPAAHTPPPPPPPPHGGHGYIPPPPPPPAYGAPVHHAPAAHYPPPVPQYGHHGHYRAYGHHGHYRRRSFLHDLFD; encoded by the coding sequence ATGCAGATGACCTGTCCCAAGTGCCACGGTGAGATGCGGGTCTACGAGCGCAGCGGCGTCACGATCGACCAGTGCACCGAGTGCCGCGGCATCTACCTCGACCGCGGTGAGCTGGAGAAACTTTTCGCGGCCGAGGCCAGCTACAACCGATCCGCGCCGGCGCCGGGCCCCGCCGCCCACACCCCGCCGCCCCCGCCTCCGCCCCCGCACGGCGGGCACGGCTACATTCCGCCGCCCCCGCCGCCGCCCGCCTACGGCGCCCCGGTCCACCACGCGCCGGCCGCGCACTACCCGCCGCCGGTGCCGCAGTACGGACATCACGGCCACTACCGCGCCTACGGGCACCACGGCCACTACCGCCGTCGCAGCTTCCTGCACGACCTGTTCGACTGA
- a CDS encoding YbaB/EbfC family nucleoid-associated protein, with product MTEIAERAANQALRTDLEDVYGRYEELRSGVDELQRSLATMQVSAESPDGVVHATVNADGELVDLRLDQQACREWNVDTLARIIVETVQHAAAGKHRQVERLVTTHRPPDEAA from the coding sequence GTGACTGAAATCGCTGAGCGCGCGGCGAACCAGGCGCTACGGACCGACTTGGAAGACGTCTACGGCCGCTACGAGGAGCTCCGCTCCGGAGTGGACGAACTGCAGCGCAGCCTGGCCACCATGCAGGTGAGCGCGGAGTCCCCGGACGGCGTCGTGCACGCCACCGTGAATGCCGACGGCGAGCTCGTCGACCTGCGGCTCGACCAGCAAGCCTGCCGCGAGTGGAACGTCGACACCCTGGCCCGGATCATCGTCGAGACGGTGCAGCACGCTGCCGCCGGCAAGCACCGGCAGGTCGAACGGCTGGTCACCACGCACCGCCCGCCGGACGAGGCGGCCTGA
- the dnaB gene encoding replicative DNA helicase, producing MAAWSIKGDVPVSITDDARPDPRPPAQPTGGPQSGGFGRSGPTNGGQFDKAPPQDVAAEQGVLGGMLLSKDAIADVVEILKTNDFYRPVHATIYDVILDLYGRGEPADALTVAAALADSGDLQRVGGVPYLHTLIESVPTAANASYYARIVSERAILRRLVEAGTRIVQLGYGTGGNGGRDVDDIVDLAQQAIYDVTEKRVSEDFAALGDMLQPTLDEIEAVGAAGGVMTGVPTGFNDLDRLLNGLHPGQLIIVAGRPGLGKSTASMDFARNAAIRHGCASAIFSLEMSKIEMVMRLLSAEARVPLHTLRSGQLSDDDWTKLARRMGEISEAPIFVDDTPNMNLMEIRAKARRLKQRHNLKLLVIDYLQLMSSPKKTESRQQEVSELSRGLKLLAKEIECPVIGVSQLNRGPEQRTDKRPQLSDLRESGSIEQDADVVILLHRDDYYDKESPRAGEADFIVAKHRNGPTDTITVAAQLHLSRFVDMAI from the coding sequence ATGGCGGCATGGTCAATTAAGGGGGATGTCCCGGTGTCGATCACCGACGACGCACGTCCGGATCCGCGTCCCCCGGCTCAGCCGACCGGGGGACCCCAGAGCGGCGGGTTCGGCCGTTCCGGGCCGACGAACGGTGGGCAGTTCGACAAGGCGCCGCCGCAGGACGTCGCGGCCGAGCAGGGCGTGCTGGGCGGCATGCTGCTGTCCAAGGACGCGATCGCCGACGTGGTCGAGATCCTCAAGACCAACGACTTCTACCGGCCGGTGCACGCCACCATCTACGACGTCATCCTGGACCTGTACGGGCGGGGTGAGCCGGCCGACGCGCTGACCGTGGCGGCGGCCCTGGCCGACAGCGGTGACCTGCAGCGGGTCGGCGGCGTGCCCTATCTGCACACGCTGATCGAGAGCGTGCCGACCGCGGCCAACGCCTCCTACTACGCCCGGATCGTCTCGGAGCGGGCGATCCTGCGCCGGCTGGTCGAGGCGGGCACCCGGATCGTCCAGCTCGGCTACGGCACGGGCGGCAACGGCGGCCGCGACGTGGACGACATCGTCGACCTGGCCCAGCAGGCGATCTACGACGTGACCGAGAAACGGGTCAGCGAGGACTTCGCCGCGCTCGGCGACATGCTGCAGCCGACCCTGGACGAGATCGAGGCGGTCGGCGCCGCGGGTGGCGTGATGACCGGCGTCCCGACCGGCTTCAACGACCTGGACCGGCTGCTCAACGGCCTGCACCCGGGTCAGCTGATCATCGTCGCCGGCCGTCCGGGTCTGGGCAAGTCGACCGCGAGCATGGACTTCGCCCGCAACGCCGCGATCCGGCACGGCTGCGCCAGCGCCATCTTCTCGCTGGAAATGAGCAAGATCGAGATGGTGATGCGGTTGCTCTCCGCGGAGGCGCGGGTGCCGCTGCACACCCTCCGGTCCGGTCAGCTCTCCGACGACGACTGGACCAAGCTGGCTCGGCGGATGGGCGAGATCAGCGAGGCGCCCATCTTCGTCGACGACACGCCCAACATGAATCTGATGGAGATCCGGGCCAAGGCGCGCCGGCTCAAGCAGCGGCACAACCTCAAGCTGCTGGTCATCGACTATCTCCAGCTGATGTCCTCGCCGAAGAAGACCGAGAGCCGTCAGCAGGAGGTCTCCGAGCTGTCGCGTGGTCTCAAGCTGCTGGCCAAGGAGATCGAGTGCCCGGTGATCGGCGTCAGCCAGCTGAACCGTGGCCCGGAGCAGCGGACCGACAAGCGGCCCCAGCTTTCCGACCTGCGTGAGTCCGGCTCGATCGAGCAGGACGCCGACGTCGTGATCCTGCTGCACCGCGACGACTACTACGACAAGGAGTCCCCGCGGGCCGGCGAGGCCGACTTCATCGTGGCCAAGCACCGTAACGGGCCGACCGACACGATCACGGTGGCGGCGCAGCTGCACCTGTCCCGTTTCGTCGACATGGCCATCTAA
- the rplI gene encoding 50S ribosomal protein L9 has translation MKIILTQEVSGLGTPGDIVEVKNGYGRNYLLPQGFAIQWTKGAEKQVAVIKRAREAREIRDLGQANEVKDQLSGLKVTLSARSGNGGRLFGSITPAEIVDAVKAAGGPSLDRRRLELPGHIKTTGSYNVQVKLHPEVTATFPVNVVAAK, from the coding sequence ATGAAGATCATCCTCACTCAGGAGGTGTCGGGTCTCGGCACCCCCGGCGACATCGTCGAGGTGAAGAACGGCTACGGCCGTAACTACCTGCTGCCGCAGGGCTTCGCGATCCAGTGGACCAAGGGCGCCGAGAAGCAGGTCGCGGTCATCAAGCGGGCCCGCGAGGCGCGCGAGATCCGGGACCTGGGCCAGGCGAACGAGGTCAAGGACCAGCTGTCCGGCCTCAAGGTCACGCTGAGCGCGCGCTCCGGCAACGGCGGCCGCCTGTTCGGCTCGATCACCCCGGCCGAGATCGTGGACGCGGTCAAGGCCGCCGGTGGTCCGTCGCTGGACCGTCGTCGTCTCGAGCTGCCGGGTCACATCAAGACCACGGGCTCGTACAACGTCCAGGTCAAGCTGCACCCCGAGGTGACCGCCACGTTCCCGGTGAACGTGGTCGCCGCCAAGTAG
- the rpsR gene encoding 30S ribosomal protein S18 has product MAKAAALRKPKKKVNPLDKDGITYIDYKDTALLRKFISDRGKIRARRVTGVTSQQQRQIARAVKNAREMALLPYTATAR; this is encoded by the coding sequence ATGGCTAAGGCTGCGGCGCTTCGCAAGCCGAAGAAGAAGGTGAACCCGCTCGACAAGGACGGGATCACCTACATCGACTACAAGGACACCGCGCTTCTGCGGAAGTTCATCTCGGACCGCGGCAAGATTCGTGCCCGCCGCGTCACCGGTGTGACCTCGCAGCAGCAGCGGCAGATCGCCCGCGCGGTCAAGAACGCGCGCGAGATGGCGCTCCTGCCGTACACGGCGACGGCGCGCTGA
- a CDS encoding single-stranded DNA-binding protein, giving the protein MAGETVITVVGNLVNDPELRFTNSGAAVCSFRIASTPRTLDRQSGEWKDGEPLFLSCSIWRDAAEHVSESLQRGARVIVQGRLRQRSYDTKEGEKRTVMELEVDEIGPSLRYATAKVQKMSRSGGGGGFGASGGGNRQQFGGGNSGGGGRSNNDFDDPWASAAPASSGRSGGNSSFDDEPPF; this is encoded by the coding sequence ATGGCTGGAGAAACCGTAATCACGGTGGTTGGCAACCTGGTCAACGACCCTGAGCTGCGCTTCACCAATTCGGGTGCGGCGGTCTGTTCGTTCCGCATCGCTTCCACCCCGCGGACTCTGGACCGGCAGTCGGGCGAATGGAAAGACGGCGAGCCACTGTTCCTCTCGTGCAGCATCTGGCGTGACGCCGCCGAGCACGTGTCCGAGTCGCTGCAGCGCGGCGCTCGGGTGATCGTGCAGGGGCGGCTGCGCCAGCGCAGCTACGACACCAAAGAGGGAGAGAAGCGCACCGTCATGGAGCTCGAGGTCGACGAGATCGGCCCGTCTCTGCGGTACGCCACGGCCAAGGTGCAGAAGATGAGCCGTTCCGGCGGCGGGGGTGGCTTCGGCGCCTCCGGCGGCGGTAACCGCCAGCAGTTCGGCGGCGGCAACAGCGGTGGCGGCGGCCGGAGCAACAACGACTTCGACGACCCCTGGGCGTCGGCGGCCCCGGCCTCCAGCGGCCGCTCCGGCGGCAACTCCTCGTTCGACGACGAGCCTCCCTTCTAA
- the rpsF gene encoding 30S ribosomal protein S6, whose protein sequence is MRHYELMVILDPSLEERTVAPSLDQYLNVIRTAGGSVEKLDVWGRRRLSFEINKKAEGIYAVVDLQATPEAVAELDRQLRLNESILRTKVIRPETR, encoded by the coding sequence TTGCGTCATTACGAACTCATGGTGATCCTCGACCCTTCGCTCGAGGAGCGCACCGTGGCCCCGTCGCTCGACCAGTACCTGAACGTGATCAGGACCGCGGGTGGCTCGGTGGAGAAGCTCGACGTGTGGGGCCGTCGCCGGCTCTCGTTCGAGATCAACAAGAAGGCTGAGGGTATCTACGCGGTCGTCGACCTGCAGGCGACGCCCGAGGCCGTGGCCGAGCTGGACCGTCAGCTCCGGCTCAACGAGTCCATCCTGCGGACCAAGGTCATCCGTCCCGAGACCCGCTGA